A section of the Malus sylvestris chromosome 17, drMalSylv7.2, whole genome shotgun sequence genome encodes:
- the LOC126612661 gene encoding uncharacterized protein At1g51745-like, which translates to MGSSGETSEKSIDASVGSLVWVRRRNGSWWPGRIMGLDELPDSCVVSPKSGTPVKLLGRDDASVDWYNLERSKRVKAFRCGEYDECIEKAKAHAASGNKKKVKYARREDAIIHALEIENARLGNDDLNFSARMGNSGGDHGCSARELPAMSHSSEENEDMVDDVSDSEDNPDSGPELSQSGISFEEPNHISSSKLQTLQGRRRRTPNDSEDDGTEGVKRMRGLEDLGMGVLSKRSVQTGGLLEQVQQDGASLLDSNARNGMPNGSPVNGSKGTSSLKRKRSQVANVNELSKRKNRSRPLTKVLESTAMVSIPAMPDQLPSSCDSPLQGLSNCRVSGLESNESKGSLSADHTGISCENGNAPELASGTSFINDKLKDSEIPSISGIAENDSSDDKLFDVPFVGEEKDPSGSSPILTACSSGKPQNGAMGRQSSQSRQAESVTLKNERINESGCTSSAALHDIGISIDKGSSKWQLKGKRNSRQTSKDRTHDSRRYMDMDDGSNTYSAGIKHSNGLSPGSYQKVNCNGISGSGAYNGTLRPKSKHVTELPDGPTQRSLPYRQSRFTVPARYQTADSTARNSCSDGSLYDVDLEVKSNYRPQHVPLVSLMSKLNGKAIVGHPLTVEVLGDGSSDWEVGKTGYAIKPKKEIGRIPAKGLAVQQRNSPSRSPKTKKSGLQPKKIRKLSSLTGHKQSEERKPLVPKPKGPVIACIPLKVVFSRINEAVNGLARPSHRVLRSSNA; encoded by the exons ATGGGGAGTTCTGGTGAGACCAGTGAAAAGAGCATTGACGCGTCGGTGGGTAGTTTGGTTTGGGTCCGCCGCAGAAACGGGTCCTGGTGGCCGGGTCGGATAATGGGTCTGGACGAGTTGCCAGACAGTTGTGTGGTTTCGCCGAAATCGGGCACTCCGGTGAAGCTTCTCGGCCGTGATGACGCAAGCGT GGACTGGTATAACCTTGAAAGATCCAAAAGGGTGAAAGCTTTTCGTTGCGGGGAGTATGATGAATGCATTGAAAAAGCAAAGGCCCATGCAGCCAGCGGGAATAAGAAAAAAGTTAAATATGCACGGAGGGAAGATGCTATTATCCATGCTCTTGAGATTGAGAACGCTCGCCTAGGCAATGATGATTTGAACTTCAGCGCTCGAATGGGTAATTCAGGTGGTGACCATGGTTGCTCAGCCAGAGAATTACCTGCCATGTCTCATTCCAGCGAGGAGAATGAAGATATGGTTGACGATGTGAGTGATTCTGAAGACAATCCAGACTCAGGGCCAGAATTATCTCAATCTGGTATATCTTTTGAAGAGCCAAATCATATCAGTTCTTCTAAGTTGCAAACTCTgcagggaaggagaagaagaacacCAAATGATTCAGAGGATGATGGAACAGAAGGAGTTAAGCGCATGAGAGGACTTGAGGACCTCGGAATGGGTGTATTGTCAAAAAGGTCAGTCCAGACTGGAGGGCTTCTTGAACAAGTTCAACAGGATGGTGCTTCACTCTTGGATTCGAATGCTCGGAATGGAATGCCTAATGGAAGTCCTGTAAATGGAAGCAAAGGTACTTCATCACTGAAAAGAAAGAGATCTCAAGTGGCAAATGTTAATGAACTCTCAAAAAGAAAGAACCGCAGTCGACCATTGACAAAGGTGTTGGAGAGTACTGCAATGGTGTCTATTCCAGCTATGCCTGACCAACTTCCAAGTTCATGTGATTCACCTCTTCAAGGGTTATCTAATTGCAGGGTTTCCGGATTAGAATCCAATGAGTCAAAAGGGAGTTTATCTGCGGACCACACTGGAATTTCGTGTGAGAATGGAAATGCTCCTGAACTAGCTTCTGGTACTTCCTTTATCAATGACAAATTGAAAGACAGTGAGATTCCCAGCATATCTGGGATAGCGGAGAATGATTCTTCTGATGATAAGCTATTTGATGTGCCATTTGTTGGAGAGGAAAAAGACCCTTCAG GTTCTTCTCCTATACTTACAGCTTGTTCATCTGGTAAGCCTCAAAATGGTGCAATGGGAAGGCAATCTAGTCAAAGTCGTCAAGCTGAATCTGTAACTTTGAAAAATGAGAGAATTAACGAATCTGGTTGTACGAGTTCAGCTGCCTTGCATGATATCGGCATAAGTATAGATAAAGGTAGTTCAAAGTGGCAGTTAAAAGGAAAGAGGAATTCAAGACAAACAAGTAAAGATAGAACACATGACTCCAGAAGATATATGGACATGGATGATGGATCCAATACTTATTCGGCAGGCATCAAGCATTCCAATGGATTGTCTCCAGGTTCTTATCAGAAAGTCAATTGCAATGGCATTAGCGGTTCTGGTGCATATAATGGCACATTACGACCAAAGTCCAAACATGTTACTGAATTGCCTGATGGTCCAACTCAGAGATCACTTCCCTATCGGCAGTCTCGCTTCACAGTGCCTGCAAGATATCAGACGGCAGATTCTACCGCCCGCAATTCATGCTCTGATGGTTCATTGTATGATGTCGACCTTGAAGTGAAATCCAATTACCGGCCACAACATGTTCCGCTGGTTTCCCTGATGAGTAAATTGAACGGCAAAGCCATTGTTGGTCACCCACTAACAGTTGAGGTTTTGGGTGATGGCAGTTCTGATTGGGAAGTTGGTAAAACAGGCTATGCAATAAAGccaaaaaaagaaattggaaGAATCCCAGCCAAGGGATTGGCAGTGCAGCAGCGAAATTCACCAAGTAGGTCTCCCAAAACAAAGAAATCTGGGCTACAGCCAAAAAAGATCAGGAAACTATCTTCACTGACTGGTCACAAGCAATCTGAAGAGAGAAAACCACTGGTTCCGAAGCCAAAGGGTCCTGTAATAGCCTGTATCCCCCTTAAGGTAGTGTTCAGTAGGATAAATGAAGCAGTGAATGGGTTGGCGCGACCATCACATCGTGTTCTAAGATCAAGCAACGCTTGA